The DNA segment TGCTCAATGAACCGTATCTACTCTCTTATATCGTCCCGCTAATTCAACGGGAGATAGTCATTCGTTTACTAAATAGCGAGCATGGCCCAAATTTGCGTAAGCTCGCTGTGGCTGAATGCCCAAGTCAAAAAATATCAAAGGTTGTTGACTGGCTAAAGCAGCACTACACAGAGAATATGCCGATAGATGACCTTGCAAATAAAGCTCATATGAGTTCATCTGTATTCCGACAGCATTTCCGTGCAGTAGTTGGTATAAGCCCCTTACAATATGTGAAAAATTTACGGCTACAAAATGCTCGCCAACTGATGATTAGTGAAGACCTAGATGCAGCTAGCGCAGCACTTCGTGTTGGATATGAGAGTCCATCCCAATTTAGTCGAGAATATCGTCGACTATTCGGAGAACCGCCAAGTCGAGATATCAAACGAATATTGAAATCTGCCTGGCCAAAAGAAAGTCATCTCTACTAAAATAGCGAGTAATTAGAGCCTTCCTTAACTGTTGTAAGAAAGATAAACCCTCATTGATATTCAATGCGGGTGAAGTCAAACGATTTATGCTTATTTAAATCTATCTCAAGCTATTTAAGTAAATCAGCTGTATATTTCCAGAAAAACTAAAAATTAAATTAACCTTGTTTCTCCGCACTGATGAATTTTAACCGCCATACTGTTAGTGAGTTTAGAGTTGGCAAAAACAATTTAGCCATTTGAGGTGCACACGTGTACTTATGATTAGAAAATATAACTTGAATGGAATAGTGTATTTTTTATATACGCATTTTAATAAGTGAATAATCTATTAAAAAACTGGAATGCTAATTATCGATCAAATCCTCGGGAAGATTCGGTCTAAATAACTATTCCTTCAAAATACCTGTATAAAGAAACGATAAAACTCTTTCCTTTATTTTTTCACGCTCCTTCATATCTCGCCCACATAATATTCCCCCCAGCATGCTTGATATCAGCAGGAAATCCTCAGCAACTATATCACTACGTAAATGACCCTCATTGGGTTCGGCCTTAAGGCATCTATCTGCAATACGGATAAAACGATCTCTTGCCAGATTTGCTGCCTCCTGTGTTTTGCCTGTTGACCGCCAATACTCAGATAATACCGGACTCATTACCAGACTTTCCGCTATGTGCTCTATCAGGTCATATACAGATTTTGCTTTTTCATCATCTATGAGTTGATTTTCCATACGCGCAAGCGATCGGTCTAGCAACGCATCAAGCAACGCCTGCCTGTCAGGAAAATTGCGATAAAACGTACCGATACCAACTCCAGCTCTCTCTGCAACACTTTCAAGCGGTATATTAATTCCTCTCTGGGTAAATTCTGTCTCTGCTGCATCAAGAAGCCTTGCCCTTCGTTCGACCGCGTCTCGTCTCATGGTTATACCTTTAGATAAAAATGCCTAACATTTGACAAATCGGAGTAATTCCTCCACTTTAATGTTTTCGTTAACAGATAACAAGCGAGTAATTATGTCTGATCATTTAGCACGTACAATACTGGTCACCGGCGCCACTGGTATGCAGGGCGCAGGTGTGGTTAAAGAACTACTGGCAGCAGGGTACACAGTCCGCGCTCTGACAACGAATGCGAACAGTAAAAAGGCTCAGGCGCTCAGTAAAGCAGGCGCAGAACTTTTTGAAGGAAACTTTGAAGATCAGACATCTCTAGAGCAAGCTTTGGCTGATGTTGGCGCTGTTTTTTCATTGCAGCTTTCAGATCCCTCCGGTCAGCATCGAGAAGTCAGACAAGCTAAAAACCTGATTTCAGCAGCACGGAAAATGGGGGTTCGCCATTTTGTCCAGAGTACTGTATCAGGTGCGGGCCAACACATTAATGCTGAATGGTTCGTATCGAACAAATGGGATGCCGATTACTGGAATGATAAGAAAACGGTTCAAGATGAAGTTAGACAGGCTGGATTTGAACGGTATACCATTCTAAAACCAGCGCTATTCATGGAGAACTTGCTGCCTCCCAAAGCTTCACGAATGTACCTCGGACTAGAATCGGGTCGTCTTATTACACGTGTACCAGCAGATATAAAAATCGCTTGGATTTCTTCCGAAACGTTGGCACGCGCAGTACTTTTTTCAATTGAGAATCCTGATGTCATGAATGGTTGTGAGCTTGAACTGGCTGATACTTTAGCAACACCAGAAGAAATAGCCGCAGAACTAACACAGGTAACTGGATTTCCTGTTTTGTACGAACACGGAGAGCGTCGCAACATGCAAGCAATGGGATTTAGCGTTGGTGTTCTAAACAGTCAGGAATGGCTTACTGAGGTTGGCTATCCTGCACGCCCAGTGATGGCACAAAAGCTGGGTATTCATACGCTTTCAGTTCGTGAGTGGGCCACGTTGCACGTAGCAGAATTTGAAATTGGCTGACAGGTATTGATTTCTAATTAAATGGGGGTTCGGGATAAAAAATTTAGATACTAAATGCCTGTTTCAGGGTTTGATCTTTCGACCAAGATTTATCGCCTTACGGAAGGGCAATAGCGTATTGTTCATACAAATTTGAGTTTAACTCAATGCATAATTGTTTCTTAGTCAGAGAAAAGAACCCAAAGTACATATTGGTGATTGTGGGAATATCTACTTTAAGCAATATACACAAGACTAAATATATTTTAGAACTACCGAAATAAATGGTGCTCATATGATCAACAAACAGATCGTTTTCCATTATATAGAAACTGAATATGGCATTACCCCCGATTTTCCCTGGATGAAATACCCTGAATATGCGGTATTTAGACTCGTGAACAATCGTAAATGGTTCTGTCTCGCAATGACTGTCACACGAGCAAAACTGGGTCTTAATGGCGACGAGGTGGTTGAAATTATCAATATCAAATGCCCTCCTGAAATCATAGGAAGTTTGAGATCATCAGCCGGATTCTTACCTGCTTACCACATGAATAAAGAACATTGGATCACAATTCTCCTTGATGGCACTGTATCTAAAGATGATGTTTTATTTTTCTTAAATCAAAGCTACCATTTAACTAACTGTTAAATAATGAATTTTTACGGGTGATATTAAAATATATCTAGAGATCAGATTACTGTAATAGAGAACACTTTGTATCATTACAAAAATTAGGGCAACAGGACGAACTGAACGACGTTGATAAGCTAGGTGCGAAAATCGTTTTGGGGCAGGAACGCGTTAGTTTTGAACCAACGCACCAATGGACAAAAATGATTTTGAACTTAACGGCTAACACTCGTTGTTCGCATTAAGATAAGTATAGTTCTCGCACTTTCGATTGTGTTTCATGACGTGAAGACTGAACAATTGTGAACTAGCACTGATGCGATAAGGAAGATTTTATTTTGGTTAGCAAAGCAGAAGAGACACAACGGATCAGAGATGGTTTAGGCACTATGGTGCATATATGAAAGAACATGACCAAGAAATGAGTGATAAACTAATAATTGAAAATTATAATAATGCTCGTTATGGCTTATAAAAGAAAATGAAAACGACACAAATTATAGGTGACCAACTGATGAACTGAAAAATACAAAATAAATTTTTCAGTTTTGTTTCTGAATCACTGATATTTTTAATTGATGTTTCAAGCTCAGAGCGAATATCAGGTGGATATGTTTTCTTTTTAGATTCAAGATCAGAAAAAATTATGTTCTTTGCATTAACTACTCTATCAAACTGAGATTTCTGATTAGAAACCATTAAATGCATAATCAATGACACCGATAGAATACCTAAAAAAATAATACATTTCTGCCAAGAGTCATTATTCCCGTAGTATGTTAAAACAGCAGCAAAGGATATAGGTATACCCAGGATTTTCCCTGACATATCACCGAGGATTTTTGAGAATTGCTCTGCTATTGACAGCTCTGCTTTTGCTAGTTCCATTTTTACTTTATGGAATGCAAACCCACTAAGATATGTGTCATAATTCTTTTTAAATAAGATAACAAATTTATTCCAATTAGATATCAGATATTTAAATGATTTGACATCTCCACCATCATGTCTTGATATGAATTCCACTAATGACGATCTAAACACGCCCTTTTCTCTTACTAAATTTTTATTTTCACTTGCATTATTCAGTTCAGCTAAAATAGAAATATCTATATCATCGATATCCAACATATCAGCAGATATTATTGGCTTCAAAACTACAGGGGTAGAATTTGATACCTCACTTTCATTCACAAAAACCAAGGTGTAATTCAAACCGTCATTTTTCATATCGTGGTAGTGTGCTAACTCAGATAGATTACTGATTAAATCACATATTTTCTCAATTAGCTGATATTTGATATCTACCGATTTTTCTTTAGAAAAATAATCATCCTCTATAATGTAAAACTCTCTTGGAAATATCCCAAGACACAATTTTTTATCTAACTCAATGAATTGGGTTAGATTAGAGTAAATGTGAGATTCACCTGAAGTAGATAAGGAATAGCAAACATCGATCTCGCGTTCTGACTCAGACAACGCATCAACATCAATTTCAATATCATCAATTAATATTTCTTCAAATCGCCCAATAGTTTGATTATTATTCAATGATTGAATAAGCTTTATATTTTTTTCAGAAGATTTGAGTGTGCCAATGATTTTGGTGCATGAGCATTCCCTCGATTTAACAAGCGCTCGATAAAACTGCACAAAATCATTTAGTTCCATTCATCAAACCTTTCTCTTTTAACTCAGCCTCAATTGTGGATTTTAACTCATGAGGAAGTCTATTTATTATTAATTGTCCACTATCAGAGACATACTGTAGCTCTGCACTGGCATTTACACCTAATGCATTCCAATCAAACAATAACTGCCAATTATCTGAAATATATTTCAGATGAGTATGTTTTTTCAATACTGCTTTATTTGGCGGAAATTCTGCTGGGACACCAACATCGTCACTATTTAAATGATTTATTAAATCAGTAGCTAGAGAATCATTACTACCATCAACATCTTTAGGGAAGTATTTTCTTGCAATGGCCTCTACATCATTTAATTTTGCTGAAACACCATTAGCCAATTGCTCATTTAAATAGTTAATTAATTCACCTTTGAATTTAAGTCTATTCTTCTTTAGCTCATCTTTATTTCTAAAGAAAGCTGAAGCTTCATCAATCAAGTTTTTTGTTGCTTTAGCTGATGCAGTACCCTTGGAGCAACCGATAGCAGATATAAAATAACCAGCAGTTGTAACATTCGTTGATGGGCTAACAAAACTAAGATAATTTATCTCTTGTTTTTCATCTTCTGACGCAGATTTAAACTCATTATATCGCACAACATTAATTCTAGCCGCTTGATAGATTGAGTTAAGATCGACCTGTTCGAGTGAAGCGGGAACTAAATCATCTGTTAAACGAATTCCACTTTTCCTTTTAAGCATTGCTACCAAGAAAAATCTCTTGGTTTCAATTAAATAATCAGCAAAAAGTAAGTATCCACCAGATGCTGCTGGTTGTTCTTGAGCTAGTCGTTGTAACTCCTTCATGGCGATAAAGGTCAACGACAGAAACTCTTCGCTAGAACATGCCTCTTTAGATGAATAAGAATCCCATTCATCAGGAAATGTTCCACGATCATCTGTTTGCTTAAATGTGCCATAGTGCGATGTGTTGTTTTTTCTTGAGTATAGATTGGATACACCCGACACAAGAGAGTTAACTATCTCATTATTAGGATCCAGTACATCTTCTTTGATTTTTGGTCGTTGAATATCTTTATGCTGCTTTTTTATTAGTTCATGAATGACAACGTTGTTAATCAAGATGCTGCTCAACTTGAATCCTCTCTTGTTGTATCTATCTTACCTTAGTAGTTAAAGTATCCAATTGAGGTAAATAAGGCTATCTAAAATGTGTCATCGAGTACCATTTTCATCATTCAGATCAATTTTATATTTCAGATAAAATAGAACAAATTAAGCAACTCAAAGGATCCTTTAGATGCCGATATGAAATAAACACATTTAAATACATATAGTTGCAACGTTTTTTACGTAGTTACAAATCCCACTAGTACATCTTCCCACGTAAAATATGTTGAAAAAAACGACATGATTGCCATAGAGCGTTGACGTTAGATGGATAACGGCGAAATTTCAAATAGCGCTTTCTGCGTACTTTTCAAAAAAGCTGGTTAGTTTAGCCAGGGATCACTCCCGCCGTCCTCTCATTCCACCTACGTGCGCTTCTGTATTCGACAGTTCATGTTGATGCTGGAATTGTTGATGACATTTCGCAGTGATATGGTTTTACATCATCTACTTCTAATTTATTTTCATTGCCCAAACTCATTTTGGCAGGCAACATGGCTTATGAATCAATGGGTCTGAAAACCTTCGGTTTTGCATTTGGACGGGAGGATATCTGGCATCCTGAAAAAGACATCTACTGGGGATCAGAAAAAGAATGGCTGGCACCAAGTGGCGGTGTAGGTAGTCGTTACTCTGGTGAACGCGATCTGGAAAATCCGTTAGCGGCTGTCATGATGGGCTTAATTTATGTGAATCCGGAAGGCGTTGATGGCAAACCGGATCCATTAAAAACAGCGAAA comes from the uncultured Tolumonas sp. genome and includes:
- a CDS encoding AraC family transcriptional regulator — protein: MAEFQLQQDISGLANLVSNIAQTDGDFYTPIPELVLCRCSTTQTPIPCTFGLGLGVIVQGGKRVTLGGEVSDHKAGQSVITTLELPMISYVTDVSSEKPYLGIWLKLDPQIICQLDAEMEPIVSHHKPSMRAISIATLDEGIMDALTRLIRLLNEPYLLSYIVPLIQREIVIRLLNSEHGPNLRKLAVAECPSQKISKVVDWLKQHYTENMPIDDLANKAHMSSSVFRQHFRAVVGISPLQYVKNLRLQNARQLMISEDLDAASAALRVGYESPSQFSREYRRLFGEPPSRDIKRILKSAWPKESHLY
- a CDS encoding TetR/AcrR family transcriptional regulator produces the protein MRRDAVERRARLLDAAETEFTQRGINIPLESVAERAGVGIGTFYRNFPDRQALLDALLDRSLARMENQLIDDEKAKSVYDLIEHIAESLVMSPVLSEYWRSTGKTQEAANLARDRFIRIADRCLKAEPNEGHLRSDIVAEDFLLISSMLGGILCGRDMKEREKIKERVLSFLYTGILKE
- a CDS encoding nucleoid-associated protein; its protein translation is MSSILINNVVIHELIKKQHKDIQRPKIKEDVLDPNNEIVNSLVSGVSNLYSRKNNTSHYGTFKQTDDRGTFPDEWDSYSSKEACSSEEFLSLTFIAMKELQRLAQEQPAASGGYLLFADYLIETKRFFLVAMLKRKSGIRLTDDLVPASLEQVDLNSIYQAARINVVRYNEFKSASEDEKQEINYLSFVSPSTNVTTAGYFISAIGCSKGTASAKATKNLIDEASAFFRNKDELKKNRLKFKGELINYLNEQLANGVSAKLNDVEAIARKYFPKDVDGSNDSLATDLINHLNSDDVGVPAEFPPNKAVLKKHTHLKYISDNWQLLFDWNALGVNASAELQYVSDSGQLIINRLPHELKSTIEAELKEKGLMNGTK
- a CDS encoding MmcQ/YjbR family DNA-binding protein, with the translated sequence MINKQIVFHYIETEYGITPDFPWMKYPEYAVFRLVNNRKWFCLAMTVTRAKLGLNGDEVVEIINIKCPPEIIGSLRSSAGFLPAYHMNKEHWITILLDGTVSKDDVLFFLNQSYHLTNC
- a CDS encoding NmrA/HSCARG family protein, coding for MSDHLARTILVTGATGMQGAGVVKELLAAGYTVRALTTNANSKKAQALSKAGAELFEGNFEDQTSLEQALADVGAVFSLQLSDPSGQHREVRQAKNLISAARKMGVRHFVQSTVSGAGQHINAEWFVSNKWDADYWNDKKTVQDEVRQAGFERYTILKPALFMENLLPPKASRMYLGLESGRLITRVPADIKIAWISSETLARAVLFSIENPDVMNGCELELADTLATPEEIAAELTQVTGFPVLYEHGERRNMQAMGFSVGVLNSQEWLTEVGYPARPVMAQKLGIHTLSVREWATLHVAEFEIG